AACATTTACCATTTTAAATGTTGCATCGGTCAATGGTTTTGATGAAACAAGATTCACAGAACCGCTGGCCGGATTGGGAAAAACGGCAATCGGATTAATATTGTTTTCTTGAATGGTGCTCGCTAAATCATTGTCTACAAGCACCGTAATGGTTGCTATTCCGCAATATTTATCCGTTACGGTAACAGTGTAGTTCCCATATTCTAAACCGCTGATGTCTTCTGTTGTTGCAGTAAAACCAGATGGCCCAGTCCAACTATATGTAAACGGAGCAACGCCTCCCGAAACAGAAAGGTCAATGGAGCCCGTAAATAATCCTGGAGTGGTGTTTACTACAGTAAATGTTAAGTCGCTCGCAAAAGCGCCAATAAACAAGAAAACCGAGAAGATGGAAAGAATAATTTTTTTATTCATTTTAATTTTTTTTAAAGATTTCAAATAAGAGTTATAAAATACGTTTTGCTTTTTTTGTGATCAATTCATTCAATGGTGTTTGTTGATTCAGGTCGCTGTTCTTCATAAAAGAAACGGTCTGAAGGTCTTTGTTTACAATTAAGAAACCGTCTTTCAAAGAAATGTTAAGATCCTTTTTTAATTGCTTTGTCCCGCTTGTTGATACCTCAAATAATATTCCACTGTTGGTAATTAAATAGCTTTTTTTGTTGAGCTCGAAGAGTGAAAAATAACCATCAACAGGAAATTTTACAACTTCTCCATGTTCCCAAGCGGCACCAGTATAGTTCCAGATGCTCAACTCACCATTATTGCTAATTGCCATCGTCATTGAATTGTTGTCGGGAGCGACCAAATCATAAAAGAAACCCTCAATCAGATTCGACCTTCTGGTTACAAACAAGTATGGATCATTGTATGCATATGGATTCATGTCAATGCTTAGGTTTATTAATTCCATAGGCGTAGGCGATTGATCCCATGTTTTTAAAGAAGAAATCAAAAGCCTTTTGATGGCTTCGTTTCTATCGTTTAAAGGGTGAAGCAAAAAGCTCACCGCATAAACACTTGTGTCAACAATATCCCAAGCAAAAGGAACAATCGGATCATCATAATTTCTTCCAACAGGCATGGCCAGCTTTTTGCATTTCTAATCGCTGCAGTATCTTTTCCGGTATGCAATGTTGCCAGCTGATTGTTGTCGTCAATCGTTGTAAAAAAATAGTTTCCGTTTTGGATAATTATTTTTCGCTCGATGGATTGCCCCAATAACAGAGAAGTAAGGAAAATAAAAAAAGAAACAAAGAACGTTTTTTGCATTATTAAAATGTGCTAATCGATTCCGATAAATCGGATAATGACATGTTGTTTGTAAAGAAACAATTTGTTGTTCCGCCACTGGTATAGCGGAAGCTCCAACCACTAAATGCAGCAGTTTTAATTGATACAAGCGATGGAAACGTAACACCATAACAAGCATCGTAATACACACCATCAATTTTTGCAATCTGATGGTTGTTGAAATAAGAAGCCGGACGAATGTTACAAGATCCTGGTATTCCCGACTGATCGGTTACATCAGAGGTTAGAAAAACATATTGATTGTATGGCGGGGGAATGGATCCCGTTGCCGAATTATAGGTGTTTTTCCAAGGAAAGGAAGAACAAGTTGCAGCACCTGTTGCGGTCCCAAAGTTCCAGTTTTTTACAATAAAACGATTCACTGTATATCCGCACACCGTATTGTTGATGGGTGTTATGTAAACATAGTTACTCGTTCTGATAACTCCTTGAATTTTAATTGCTGCTAAAAAAAGTTGAGCAAACGTATAACATTCGGCATCACGATATTGCAAAAGGCTTCCCAGCGTTACGTTTGGAGAGTTCATGATTTTATAATAAAACAAACTATCATTGTTGTAGTTCAACACAATTTGATCGGTAAACTCACTCCACACATGAGAGATGATAGCAGTATCTAAGCTCATGTATTGTGCGTTTCGGCAACTTAAATCAAATACGGTATGATACCATTTATAGTTTGTGCCCTCAGACTGAGGCATACTGCGCGTTACATAAAGTGTGTTGGAACTTGTTCCAACAGGTTTCCAGGTGGTGCCTCCGTCAAAAGAAACTTCCCAGTTAATCGTGTATGGCTTAAAGAAACGAACGATAGCTGCGGTAAAAACATGAGAGCCAACAGTTGCTGGATAGTTAAACGTATGGACGCTTGTTGCAGAAGGGTTTACTGTACAGGTTACAGAAGCAAAATTAATTAAATCGGAACCGAACCCTCTTACATTTATTGTTGTAGGAACTGTTGGACAATCAATGGTAAAGGCAGCAGCAACCGTTGGTGCGTTTCCACTAACATATGCAACAGGATTTTGTGTTGCTGCACTGGCAACATATTGTGGAGCGGAATATATTCCGGTTCCATCATCCTTGCGGATATTTAGGTTTCCACCACTAAAAGTGGCGCTCACCAAATCAACATTCGAATAAGAAAAATCCTGAGCTGTGGCGCTGAATGAAGAGACAACCAGCGCAATAAATAAGCAACGTAACATCTTTTGCATGTGAAGAGTTTTTTGCTAATTTATAACAAAATCCGGAAAAACAAAAGAAAAGGTTTGTCGGATAGGAAAGCTCTTTTTGTTCGCTAATTCGTCTCGATTGCTATGGGGATCCGCTGGGGCGAGAGGCCCTTACTGCGGGCGATAAATAGTGAATTTACCTTTTTTGACATACGATAAATCGATTTCAGAAAAGATAACGAATCGTTTTCCGTTGGCATTTTGCTCTGCCACAATAAGCTTTTGGCCTTCTACAACCTTGTAAATAATGGCTGTATGATGTGGCAAGTCTTTCCAAGCACCATCAGGATATTCAATTGTTACTTTTTCAAATTGAATGATATCACCAGCCAAAATCAAATCCTTTTTTTTCAATTCCTTTCCGAAAGCGTAGGGTGGTGTCCAGGTTGCTTCTGCATTGTTTAGTGCTTCTTTTGCAAGGTCCCAACATTCTCCCTTGCCCACTTTTTTTCCTTTGTTGGCATCACAAAATGAAAGAATTTTTTTAGCAATGGAATTTGATTCTTGCGCGTTTGTAGACGCAACAAAGAAGAGGAATAGGATTAATAAGGGAACGCGAGCAAACATGTTTAACTTATTTATGAAGTGAATAGATGCAATGGAATTGTTGGTCAGCTACTTTATGTAACTTAAATTGTTCCCACTTTAATTTTCTTTCCCGGCAATAACGAAAACTTGTCTCCAAAATTATTCAAGCGCTTTAATTCAGGAACGGTGGTCTTGTGCATTTGTGCAATTTTATAAAGCGAATC
This Bacteroidota bacterium DNA region includes the following protein-coding sequences:
- a CDS encoding T9SS type A sorting domain-containing protein, with the protein product MNKKIILSIFSVFLFIGAFASDLTFTVVNTTPGLFTGSIDLSVSGGVAPFTYSWTGPSGFTATTEDISGLEYGNYTVTVTDKYCGIATITVLVDNDLASTIQENNINPIAVFPNPASGSVNLVSSKPLTDATFKMVNVAGQVVLEKKEIGGNTFVFDASEQAAGIYFIEINNEGVISRTRFVKN
- a CDS encoding CHAP domain-containing protein, with amino-acid sequence MFARVPLLILFLFFVASTNAQESNSIAKKILSFCDANKGKKVGKGECWDLAKEALNNAEATWTPPYAFGKELKKKDLILAGDIIQFEKVTIEYPDGAWKDLPHHTAIIYKVVEGQKLIVAEQNANGKRFVIFSEIDLSYVKKGKFTIYRPQ